The following proteins are co-located in the Pomacea canaliculata isolate SZHN2017 linkage group LG8, ASM307304v1, whole genome shotgun sequence genome:
- the LOC112570659 gene encoding lectin L6-like isoform X1, with translation MLIILCLLALTSSCCGQSWRKVEGSMKHVSIGRAGVWGVNVANLIYYREGTYQAPLTTGSKWTLVPGHLKQLDVGRDIVIGVNSKNEILYRKDISDDQPTGSEWVQLDGRLKHVTVSPNGAIWGVSPDDLVLFRDGISPQNPAGTSWQMVDGKLTQISAGPSGVWGVDAKDDIFYRDGTYGGHVTVGSRWTQVGGKLAYITSGSGVVVGVNREEAASRRTEISEGNPTGNEWQYLVDRLVMIEEYGGTMWGAGGGRDIWTSLTH, from the exons ATGCTGATAATTCTGTGTCTTCTGGCTCTGACCTCATCCTGCTGCGGTCAGTCATGGAGGAAAGTGGAGGGATCCATGAAACATGTGTCAATAGGAAGAGCAGGCGTGTGGGGGGTGAATGTTGCCAATCTGATCTACTACCGTGAG GGTACATACCAGGCGCCATTGACCACAGGCTCAAAATGGACGCTCGTCCCCGGACATCTCAAACAGCTCGACGTCGGCAGAGACATCGTCATTGGCGTCaacagtaaaaatgaaattttatacaGAAAGGATATCTCAGACGATCAGCCTACAGGGTCGGAGTGGGTCCAACTGGACGGTCGTCTCAAACACGTGACTGTGTCACCCAATGGCGCCATCTGGGGGGTTAGTCCTGATGATTTG GTCTTGTTCCGGGATGGCATTAGCCCGCAGAATCCAGCGGGAACTAGCTGGCAGATGGTTGATGGGAAATTGACACAGATTTCTGCAGGACCGTCTGGCGTGTGGGGGGTCGATGCCAAAGACGACATTTTTTACCGAGATGGAACCTACGGTGGACACGTCACGGTGGGCAGTAGATGGACCCAAGTTGGAGGAAAACTAGCATACATCACTTCCGGTTCAGGAGTGGTGGTTGGCGTGAACAGGGAGGAAGCTGCCTCTCGCAGAACTGAAATCAGTGAAGGAAATCCCACAG GAAATGAATGGCAGTATTTGGTTGACCGACTGGTAATGATTGAGGAGTATGGCGGTACTATGTGGGGGGCTGGCGGAGGACGTGATATCTGGACATCGCTCACCCACTAA